From the genome of Acyrthosiphon pisum isolate AL4f unplaced genomic scaffold, pea_aphid_22Mar2018_4r6ur Scaffold_20960;HRSCAF=22641, whole genome shotgun sequence, one region includes:
- the LOC115034747 gene encoding tigger transposable element-derived protein 4-like, with amino-acid sequence MSLLDYPFRQRHNIVFGKISGESSSVPVGVSENWLEYVWLNLRKNYADCDIYNADETGLFYRLTPSQTLRFKGKTCSGGKLSKERLTILVTFNMTGSYKQKLLVIGKYMIF; translated from the coding sequence atGTCTCTCTTGGATTACCCGTTTCGTCAAAGACACAATAtcgtttttggaaaaataagcGGAGAATCGTCAAGCGTTCCTGTTGGTGTTTCGGAAAATTGGCTGGAATACGTTTGGCTtaatttgcgtaaaaattatgcAGATTGTGACATTTATAACGCTGATGAAACTGGATTGTTTTATCGTCTAACACCGTCTCAAACATTACGTTTTAAAGGGAAAACATGCAGTGGTGGTAAATTATCTAAAGAGCGACTCACAATTCTTGTAACCTTTAATATGACTGGTtcttacaaacaaaaattgttagtaATTGGAAAATACatgattttttaa